A genome region from Rickettsiales endosymbiont of Stachyamoeba lipophora includes the following:
- a CDS encoding M23 family metallopeptidase, whose product MKYLLLIFITYILSSCVAREKNLITPKLKARKQFEREIAQTYGKENARNIIKYDLLTLNGDGCLISPLFTNAYSPLISVDTYEKHLNAARIIHRNLSEAQKADNSYAKLTLLANFYNLNHHKLKINSTKANPKQYSLKKLLRYGNKFNKKLRSIPIVAPLQNLQVSSNYGLRVHPINKTNSYHHGIDLISKHDYIYAAGDAKVIFAGDSNGYGNLVKLYHGNNIYTYYAHLAKIYVTKGALIGAGQVIGLMGATGNAAGKHLHYEVRVKDKTVNPAFLLYKNC is encoded by the coding sequence ATGAAATATCTTTTACTAATTTTTATTACTTATATCTTATCTTCTTGTGTAGCTAGAGAAAAAAATTTGATTACGCCTAAGCTGAAAGCAAGAAAACAATTTGAGCGAGAGATTGCCCAAACTTATGGTAAAGAAAATGCACGTAATATCATCAAATATGATTTGTTAACTTTAAATGGAGATGGGTGCTTAATCAGCCCGCTTTTTACTAATGCGTATAGTCCATTAATTTCAGTTGATACTTATGAAAAGCACTTAAATGCGGCCAGAATTATACATCGTAATTTAAGTGAGGCTCAAAAGGCTGATAACTCTTATGCTAAGCTTACCTTGCTAGCCAACTTTTATAATCTTAATCATCATAAATTAAAAATTAATTCTACCAAAGCAAACCCCAAACAATATAGCTTAAAAAAGTTACTGAGATATGGTAACAAATTTAATAAAAAGCTTCGGTCTATACCAATAGTAGCTCCTTTACAAAATTTGCAAGTAAGCAGTAATTACGGTTTAAGAGTTCATCCTATTAATAAAACCAATAGCTATCATCATGGAATTGATCTTATCTCAAAGCATGATTATATTTATGCTGCTGGCGATGCTAAGGTGATATTTGCAGGAGATTCTAATGGATACGGTAATTTAGTTAAACTGTATCATGGGAATAATATTTATACTTATTATGCCCATCTTGCTAAAATTTATGTTACGAAAGGGGCATTAATTGGTGCAGGGCAAGTTATTGGCTTAATGGGTGCTACCGGTAATGCTGCAGGAAAACATTTGCATTACGAAGTGAGAGTTAAGGATAAAACAGTTAATCCTGCTTTTTTACTATATAAAAATTGCTAG
- a CDS encoding pyridoxal phosphate-dependent aminotransferase, which translates to MSIIANRIANIKPSPTLAVSKKAAELKAQGIDIIGLSAGEPDFDTPEHIKKFAIGAINNGDTKYTNVDGTPALKKAIQEKLKRENNLTYELNQIIVGNGGKQVLYNAFMASLNPGDEVILPAPYWVSYPDMVTLAEGTPVIVECSTENHFKLTPEQLRHAITPKTKWLVLVSPSNPTGSTYTYEELKSLAKVLLEFPHVYVMSDDIYEHLVYDDTKFNTIAQVEPRIFERTLTINGVSKSFSMTGWRIGYGAGPQELINAMGIIQSQSTSNASSISQAAAVAALTSPTDFMIEWRKAFTKRRNLVVEMLNQAPGIECLKPTGAFYVFPKCKTLFGKKTPKGNVINNCNDFATYLLEEARVAVVPGIAFGLQGYFRISYATNEELLTEACNRIIEATHNLS; encoded by the coding sequence ATGAGCATTATTGCCAACCGTATTGCTAATATTAAACCTTCTCCGACCCTAGCTGTTAGTAAAAAAGCAGCAGAACTGAAAGCTCAAGGAATTGATATCATAGGTCTTAGTGCAGGTGAACCTGATTTTGACACCCCAGAACATATTAAAAAGTTTGCTATAGGTGCTATAAATAATGGCGATACTAAATATACCAATGTTGATGGCACCCCAGCTTTAAAAAAAGCAATTCAAGAAAAATTAAAAAGAGAGAACAACCTAACATACGAGCTTAACCAAATAATAGTTGGCAATGGTGGGAAGCAAGTTCTTTATAATGCTTTTATGGCTAGTTTGAATCCTGGCGATGAAGTTATTCTTCCTGCTCCTTACTGGGTATCTTATCCTGATATGGTAACACTGGCTGAGGGTACACCTGTTATAGTTGAATGTAGTACAGAAAATCATTTTAAGCTCACTCCAGAGCAGTTAAGGCACGCCATCACTCCTAAAACAAAATGGTTAGTTCTGGTATCACCAAGCAATCCAACTGGATCCACTTATACTTATGAAGAACTAAAATCCTTAGCAAAAGTATTATTAGAGTTTCCACATGTTTATGTTATGTCAGATGATATTTACGAGCACTTAGTTTATGATGATACCAAATTTAATACTATTGCTCAGGTGGAACCAAGGATTTTCGAACGCACCCTTACTATTAATGGCGTTTCTAAATCTTTTTCAATGACTGGCTGGCGCATTGGTTATGGAGCAGGCCCCCAAGAATTAATTAATGCAATGGGAATCATTCAATCTCAATCAACCTCTAATGCTTCTTCTATATCACAAGCAGCAGCTGTAGCAGCCCTCACTTCACCTACAGATTTTATGATTGAATGGCGCAAAGCATTTACCAAACGACGCAACTTAGTAGTAGAAATGCTTAACCAAGCCCCAGGCATTGAATGTTTAAAGCCTACTGGAGCTTTTTATGTATTTCCAAAATGTAAAACTTTATTTGGTAAAAAAACTCCAAAAGGTAATGTAATTAACAACTGTAATGACTTTGCAACTTATTTACTTGAAGAAGCGCGAGTTGCTGTAGTACCCGGAATTGCATTTGGACTACAAGGATATTTTAGAATTTCATATGCTACTAACGAAGAGCTTTTAACCGAGGCTTGTAATCGAATAATAGAAGCTACTCATAATCTTAGCTAA
- a CDS encoding TMEM165/GDT1 family protein, which yields MEAFFYSVGTIALAELGDKTQLLCFLLASHYRKPFILTLALIVGSLISHFLASLIGSKLGEFISNELIVNYIAAIIFVAMGILVLLEKDEEDKQNINNTTKSTFGIFLSASIIFTLSEIGDKTMLATMALSAKYNEILSIVIGSVIGMMIVNVPVIYAGDFITKYISINTIKKFSGISFIIIGIIITAFTLFNLKSI from the coding sequence ATGGAAGCATTTTTTTATTCAGTTGGGACCATCGCTTTAGCAGAACTAGGCGATAAAACACAACTTCTTTGCTTTCTATTAGCAAGCCATTATCGCAAACCATTTATATTGACTCTGGCTTTAATTGTTGGATCTCTTATTAGCCATTTCTTAGCTTCGCTAATTGGTAGCAAGCTGGGTGAATTTATTAGTAATGAGCTTATTGTTAACTATATTGCTGCCATAATTTTTGTGGCAATGGGTATTTTAGTTCTTCTGGAAAAAGATGAGGAAGATAAGCAAAATATTAATAACACCACTAAAAGCACGTTTGGCATATTTTTAAGCGCTAGTATAATTTTCACTCTATCTGAGATTGGTGATAAAACTATGCTTGCCACCATGGCCCTTAGCGCGAAGTATAATGAGATTCTTAGCATCGTTATTGGATCTGTTATAGGAATGATGATTGTTAATGTTCCAGTAATTTATGCTGGTGATTTTATTACAAAATATATATCTATCAACACAATCAAAAAATTTAGCGGCATTAGTTTTATTATAATAGGTATTATAATAACCGCTTTCACATTATTTAACTTAAAGAGTATTTAA
- the folP gene encoding dihydropteroate synthase — protein MTKFFAILNLTPDSFSDGNKFVNYDQALTHTEQLIKNGAYAIDIGAESTRPGAVALTAQEEITRLTPILPDIKLLAATHNVKISLDTYHPETAEYGINLGVHYINDVSGGNNPKMIEVIASSNVDYIIMHNLGIPPDKQKIIDTNHNPIEVISKFFLLKIATLVKNNIAFERIIIDPGLGFGNSPAQALQIIKEIKNFKNLGCRILVGHSRKSFFTKLTKLASHERDIETLAVSSYLSSQGVDYLRVHNLSLHHRFFTTLEKII, from the coding sequence ATGACTAAATTTTTTGCCATTCTTAATCTTACGCCTGATTCTTTTTCCGATGGAAATAAGTTTGTAAATTATGATCAAGCTTTAACTCATACAGAACAACTAATTAAAAACGGCGCCTATGCAATCGATATAGGAGCGGAATCTACCAGACCAGGAGCTGTAGCTTTAACTGCTCAAGAAGAAATAACAAGATTAACACCCATTCTACCTGATATAAAACTACTCGCTGCGACACATAATGTTAAAATAAGTCTTGATACTTATCATCCAGAAACAGCAGAGTATGGTATTAATTTAGGGGTACACTATATTAATGATGTATCAGGCGGAAACAATCCTAAAATGATTGAAGTTATTGCAAGCTCCAATGTTGATTATATTATTATGCACAATCTAGGGATCCCACCTGATAAGCAAAAAATCATTGATACTAACCATAATCCTATTGAGGTTATTAGTAAATTTTTTCTATTGAAAATAGCTACTCTGGTAAAAAACAATATAGCTTTTGAACGCATAATTATTGACCCAGGTCTTGGATTTGGTAATTCTCCTGCGCAAGCATTACAAATAATAAAAGAAATAAAAAATTTTAAAAACTTAGGTTGTAGAATTTTAGTTGGCCATTCACGCAAATCATTTTTTACTAAACTGACAAAATTAGCTTCACATGAAAGAGATATTGAAACTTTAGCAGTATCAAGCTATCTTAGTTCGCAAGGTGTTGATTATCTTAGAGTTCACAATTTAAGTTTACATCATAGATTTTTTACTACATTAGAAAAAATAATTTAA
- the folK gene encoding 2-amino-4-hydroxy-6-hydroxymethyldihydropteridine diphosphokinase, whose protein sequence is MANIALGLGSNLGDLEYNIAQAISLLRQKVSIQKVSSYLYNKALLPPNAPKEWEQDFLNIALIGQTTLPPHELLNFIKNIEEQLGRTKNYQQWSPRIIDIDILLYDHLQINEGKLQIPHKEMLKRDFVIIPLKEILPNLKFKDL, encoded by the coding sequence ATGGCAAATATAGCTTTAGGTTTAGGTAGCAACTTAGGGGATTTAGAATATAATATAGCTCAAGCAATTAGCTTGCTTAGACAAAAGGTTTCTATTCAAAAAGTTTCTTCCTATCTTTATAATAAAGCTTTATTACCACCTAATGCCCCTAAAGAATGGGAGCAAGATTTTCTTAATATAGCATTAATAGGACAAACCACCCTACCCCCTCATGAGCTTTTAAATTTTATTAAAAACATTGAAGAACAACTAGGCCGGACAAAAAATTATCAACAATGGTCCCCTAGAATAATTGATATTGATATACTTTTATATGATCATTTACAAATTAATGAAGGCAAATTACAAATACCCCACAAAGAAATGCTTAAGCGGGATTTTGTAATAATTCCCTTAAAGGAAATTTTGCCTAATTTAAAATTTAAGGATTTATGA
- a CDS encoding dihydroneopterin aldolase → MHQTKYKITINKIILDLHIGITNQERAISQPIQIDLEIILLTAPKAFESDNINDTICYHAIYTQVTTFLKSKIFSTLEYLAYNLHSMLKKTNQANEFNINLHISKLHPPISGHNHPITFSLIED, encoded by the coding sequence ATGCATCAAACCAAATATAAAATAACTATCAATAAAATTATTTTAGATCTACATATAGGGATCACTAATCAAGAACGCGCTATTTCTCAACCTATTCAAATTGATTTAGAAATAATTCTTCTTACTGCTCCAAAAGCTTTTGAGAGTGATAATATTAATGATACTATATGTTATCATGCCATTTATACTCAGGTAACTACTTTTTTAAAATCAAAAATATTTTCCACTTTAGAATATTTAGCATATAATTTACATAGCATGTTAAAAAAAACCAACCAGGCGAACGAATTTAATATTAACTTACATATCTCAAAGCTTCATCCGCCTATAAGCGGGCATAATCACCCAATAACTTTTAGTCTAATAGAAGATTGA
- a CDS encoding anthranilate synthase component I family protein: MSIKNFKFAFNNSLNIFAQIASSYEHLCFLYSGLYTEFSGRFSYLAFGLKNIVYPTNFDEGNFNQAGDILDRYYGYFSYEMKHQVEKVYTHTVPSICEMPLAAFFQYKNIIIFDHVLNMAEYFGTDDWFYQETQEPLPSPVKTNNLSSNMTKEQYLTNVDLIKTQILNGEVYQANLTRKFYGEFKIFDPASVFITLANISPAPYSAFLKFEDKCLISNSPEQFVKLEQNKCEARPIKGTAKRILDDAVRDEIAKVELKACSKNCSENLMIVDLMRNDFNRSCIAGSVLVPELFECTSYKYYHHLHSTIIGELKKNVSPMNFIQQAFPPGSMTGAPKINAIKICEQLEKIDRGIYGGIIGWYQPQAAFEFSVVIRSLIINRNLFEFQVGGAIVIDSDPILEYEETMIKAKAIATTLGIENLIEKL; this comes from the coding sequence ATGAGTATAAAAAATTTTAAATTTGCTTTTAATAATTCTTTAAATATTTTTGCGCAAATTGCAAGCAGTTATGAACATTTATGCTTTCTATATTCAGGGCTTTATACTGAATTTTCTGGCAGATTCTCTTATTTAGCCTTTGGTTTAAAAAATATTGTTTATCCTACCAATTTTGATGAAGGGAATTTTAATCAGGCGGGAGATATACTAGATAGATATTATGGCTATTTTAGTTATGAAATGAAACATCAGGTAGAGAAAGTTTATACCCATACTGTCCCAAGTATATGTGAGATGCCTTTAGCGGCTTTTTTTCAATATAAAAATATTATTATATTTGATCATGTCCTAAATATGGCGGAATATTTTGGAACAGATGATTGGTTTTATCAGGAAACCCAAGAACCATTACCATCACCAGTTAAGACAAACAACCTATCTTCAAACATGACTAAGGAGCAATATCTTACCAATGTAGATTTAATTAAGACGCAAATTTTAAATGGTGAAGTTTATCAAGCTAATTTAACTAGAAAGTTCTATGGTGAATTTAAAATTTTTGATCCCGCTTCGGTGTTTATAACTTTAGCTAATATTAGTCCTGCCCCTTATTCGGCTTTTTTGAAATTTGAAGATAAGTGTTTAATTTCCAATAGTCCCGAACAGTTTGTAAAATTGGAACAAAATAAGTGTGAGGCTAGGCCTATCAAGGGAACTGCTAAAAGAATATTAGATGACGCAGTAAGGGATGAAATTGCTAAAGTGGAACTTAAAGCGTGTAGTAAAAACTGTTCGGAAAATCTAATGATTGTAGATTTAATGCGTAATGATTTTAACCGCAGTTGTATAGCAGGGTCGGTGCTGGTGCCAGAACTTTTTGAATGCACTTCTTATAAATACTATCATCACTTACATTCTACTATTATTGGGGAGTTGAAGAAGAATGTTTCTCCGATGAATTTTATTCAGCAGGCTTTTCCTCCTGGGTCTATGACTGGTGCCCCTAAAATTAATGCGATTAAAATTTGTGAACAATTAGAAAAAATAGACAGAGGTATATATGGCGGTATTATTGGCTGGTATCAACCACAAGCTGCTTTTGAATTTTCAGTGGTAATAAGAAGTTTAATTATTAATCGTAATTTATTTGAATTTCAGGTAGGAGGTGCGATTGTTATTGATTCTGATCCCATTTTGGAATATGAAGAAACTATGATAAAAGCAAAAGCTATCGCTACTACTTTGGGAATAGAAAATTTAATTGAAAAATTATAA
- a CDS encoding GNAT family N-acetyltransferase — MTSVMNYLMDIAAQHMIASEKQKNLIEVLKINKLTPKDLNELCEATIMTMNDQKGFSIGFVKGYNIERNFLENYFKGVLVMPERNLYVAKYDDVIAGSIQLVKPHPAHETKQFACSLDNHFVVPWARGHGIAKMLLQMLENDAKSSGFKVINLSVRDNRAAAIKLYESMGFVNWGNLPCYEYIDGKMISGKFYYKNLD; from the coding sequence ATGACAAGTGTTATGAATTATTTAATGGATATAGCGGCACAACATATGATAGCTTCTGAAAAGCAAAAAAATTTAATTGAAGTTTTAAAGATTAATAAACTTACGCCAAAAGACTTAAATGAACTTTGCGAAGCAACTATCATGACTATGAATGATCAAAAAGGATTTTCTATTGGTTTTGTTAAAGGCTATAACATTGAGCGTAACTTTTTAGAAAATTATTTTAAAGGTGTATTAGTGATGCCTGAGCGTAATTTATATGTAGCTAAATATGATGATGTAATTGCTGGTTCAATTCAGTTAGTAAAGCCGCATCCTGCACATGAAACGAAGCAGTTCGCTTGTTCACTGGATAATCACTTTGTGGTTCCATGGGCCAGAGGGCATGGTATTGCCAAAATGCTATTACAAATGTTAGAAAACGATGCTAAAAGCTCTGGCTTTAAAGTAATTAATCTAAGTGTAAGAGATAATAGAGCGGCTGCCATTAAGCTATATGAATCTATGGGATTTGTTAACTGGGGCAATTTACCATGTTATGAATATATTGACGGGAAGATGATTTCGGGTAAATTTTATTATAAAAACCTTGATTAA
- a CDS encoding HIT domain-containing protein: MAIYSKDNPFYKMITGEIKVSPVYEDDLVLAINDLYPQAPVHILFIPKGEYLSFDDFIVKAKADEVVNFFKIIQKIAVEKGLSENGYRLVMNHKASVGQSVFHFHVHLLSNLASKQAESHLGLKL, from the coding sequence ATGGCCATATACTCAAAAGACAATCCTTTTTATAAAATGATTACTGGGGAGATAAAAGTTAGCCCCGTATACGAAGATGATTTAGTACTGGCTATTAATGATCTTTATCCACAAGCTCCGGTGCATATTTTATTTATTCCTAAAGGGGAATATCTTTCCTTTGATGATTTTATAGTCAAAGCTAAAGCAGATGAGGTGGTAAATTTTTTTAAAATTATTCAGAAAATTGCTGTTGAAAAAGGTTTAAGTGAAAATGGTTATCGATTAGTTATGAACCATAAAGCCTCTGTGGGACAAAGCGTTTTTCATTTTCATGTCCATCTTTTATCAAATCTTGCATCTAAGCAAGCTGAATCCCATCTGGGCTTGAAATTATAA
- the acpS gene encoding holo-ACP synthase — MILGLGTDIVNITRFERLLDSKLSYKLDKIFTQRELDYCFQKSASRLVASSLAARFAAKESFVKALGCGFGNGIYLTSIEVLNNALGKPELVYDALLLGKLIDILQCRQFKTHISLSHDYPAAYSTVIIENM, encoded by the coding sequence ATGATTTTAGGATTAGGTACTGATATTGTTAATATCACGCGATTTGAAAGACTGCTGGATTCAAAATTATCATATAAGCTTGATAAGATTTTTACTCAACGTGAATTAGATTATTGTTTTCAAAAGTCAGCCTCTAGGTTGGTTGCTTCAAGCCTTGCTGCTAGGTTTGCTGCTAAAGAAAGTTTTGTTAAGGCTTTAGGTTGTGGATTTGGTAATGGAATTTATTTGACTAGCATTGAGGTGTTAAATAATGCTTTAGGTAAGCCTGAATTAGTTTATGATGCTCTGCTCCTCGGAAAGTTAATTGATATTTTGCAATGTAGGCAGTTTAAAACTCATATATCATTATCTCATGATTATCCGGCAGCTTATTCCACAGTAATTATTGAAAATATGTAG
- the queA gene encoding tRNA preQ1(34) S-adenosylmethionine ribosyltransferase-isomerase QueA gives MKFSTMKLSDFDFELPEGLIAKHPTEPRDQCKMLVVDNDHFDDKKFYELLNYVNAGDVVVFNDTKVLPSYLKAYNNNGALININLHKYKNDLIWEAFVKPAKRVRVGEKLVVADDFVFEITAKDDGGIVYLKTNYDTKEFFNKLDYYGKMPIPPYIKREVESGDEQNYQTVYAKFSGSVAAPTAGLHFTDDLLKRLVEKGVSLEYVTLHVGAGTFMPVKVDHIKDHVMHSEYCEISFATANKINQAKANGNKIIAVGTTTLRTLESAVDKDGLVRSFCGNTNIFITPGAKIKSADMLITNFHLPKSTLLMLVSAFCGYNNIINAYKHAINNQYRFFSYGDACLLFKA, from the coding sequence ATGAAATTTAGTACCATGAAGTTAAGTGATTTTGATTTTGAGCTGCCGGAGGGCCTAATTGCCAAGCACCCGACCGAGCCACGTGATCAATGTAAAATGTTAGTTGTTGATAATGATCATTTTGATGATAAAAAATTTTATGAGCTACTAAATTACGTTAATGCTGGAGATGTAGTAGTATTTAATGACACTAAGGTTCTTCCCTCTTATTTAAAAGCCTATAATAATAATGGCGCATTAATTAATATCAATTTGCATAAATATAAAAACGATCTTATTTGGGAAGCTTTTGTAAAGCCTGCTAAAAGAGTAAGAGTCGGAGAGAAGTTAGTTGTTGCAGATGATTTTGTTTTTGAAATCACAGCGAAGGATGATGGCGGTATTGTTTATTTAAAAACTAACTATGATACTAAGGAGTTTTTTAATAAGCTGGATTATTATGGTAAGATGCCGATACCTCCTTATATTAAACGGGAGGTGGAAAGTGGAGATGAACAGAATTATCAAACTGTTTATGCCAAATTTAGTGGATCAGTTGCTGCTCCAACTGCCGGCCTACATTTTACTGATGATTTGCTTAAGCGGTTAGTAGAAAAAGGCGTGAGTTTAGAGTATGTGACGCTGCATGTGGGAGCCGGAACTTTTATGCCGGTAAAAGTTGATCATATTAAAGATCATGTAATGCATAGCGAATATTGTGAAATTTCCTTTGCTACCGCTAACAAAATAAACCAAGCGAAAGCTAATGGAAATAAGATTATTGCCGTAGGAACTACTACGCTTAGAACTCTTGAAAGTGCAGTTGATAAAGATGGTTTGGTTAGAAGTTTTTGCGGGAATACCAATATTTTTATTACTCCTGGCGCGAAGATTAAATCTGCTGATATGTTAATTACTAATTTTCATTTACCTAAATCTACTTTATTGATGCTGGTAAGCGCCTTTTGTGGATATAATAATATTATCAATGCTTATAAACATGCTATTAATAATCAATATAGATTTTTTTCATACGGTGATGCTTGCTTGTTATTCAAAGCTTAG
- the tgt gene encoding tRNA guanosine(34) transglycosylase Tgt, with protein sequence MTLKFELLKTLKIGQFIARRGKLHTKHGIIDTPTFMPVGTQGTVKAMTVDMLQATNAQIILGNTYHLMLRPGVERIKELGGLHQFSNWHGPILTDSGGFQVMSLSKLRKINEEGVTFNSHIDGSKHLLTPEKSMQIQHALDSNITMSFDECTPYPATFDQAKISMELSMRWAGRSRDAFFDRDGYGIFGIVQGSIYPELRETSAKSLLDIGFDGYAVGGLAVGEGQELMFKTLKYTTPILPENKPRYLMGVGKPGDLVGAVMHGIDMFDCVIPTRSGRNGQAFVRGGTINIRNSKYALDQTPLDQDCSCYTCSNHTKAYLHHLVRAGEILGAMLMTWHNIFFYQDLMQAMRNAIEQEDEAFFVQNNFTNLQLTDLS encoded by the coding sequence ATGACTCTTAAATTTGAATTGCTTAAAACCTTAAAAATTGGCCAATTTATAGCAAGGCGTGGCAAGCTGCACACCAAGCATGGAATAATTGATACTCCAACCTTTATGCCTGTAGGTACGCAAGGAACAGTCAAAGCAATGACTGTAGATATGCTTCAAGCTACTAATGCTCAAATTATTCTTGGTAATACTTATCATCTAATGTTAAGGCCGGGGGTAGAAAGAATTAAAGAACTTGGAGGTTTGCATCAATTTTCTAATTGGCATGGGCCTATTCTAACGGATTCTGGTGGGTTTCAGGTGATGTCACTCAGCAAATTGCGTAAGATTAATGAAGAGGGTGTAACATTTAATTCGCATATCGATGGCTCTAAACATTTATTAACTCCAGAAAAATCAATGCAAATTCAGCATGCTCTCGATAGTAATATTACTATGAGTTTTGATGAATGCACGCCTTATCCTGCTACTTTTGATCAAGCTAAAATTTCTATGGAACTTTCTATGCGTTGGGCCGGGAGATCACGAGATGCATTTTTTGATCGGGATGGTTATGGCATTTTTGGAATTGTGCAGGGTTCAATTTATCCTGAGTTGCGTGAAACTTCTGCTAAATCCTTGTTAGATATAGGATTTGATGGTTATGCTGTAGGCGGCCTTGCTGTGGGTGAAGGGCAGGAGCTAATGTTTAAAACCTTAAAATATACTACGCCAATATTACCCGAAAATAAGCCTAGATATTTAATGGGTGTAGGAAAGCCTGGTGATTTAGTTGGAGCAGTAATGCATGGTATTGATATGTTTGATTGTGTAATTCCCACTCGCTCCGGACGTAATGGTCAGGCTTTTGTAAGAGGCGGTACTATTAATATTCGAAATAGTAAATATGCACTTGACCAAACTCCGTTAGATCAAGACTGTAGTTGTTACACTTGTAGCAATCATACTAAAGCTTATTTACATCATTTAGTGAGAGCCGGGGAAATATTAGGCGCGATGCTGATGACATGGCATAATATCTTTTTCTATCAAGATTTGATGCAAGCGATGAGGAATGCTATTGAGCAAGAAGATGAAGCATTTTTCGTACAAAACAATTTTACTAATTTACAACTGACTGATTTATCTTAA